In Helicobacter bilis, a genomic segment contains:
- a CDS encoding type II toxin-antitoxin system YafQ family toxin gives MYKVHLTKSFKKDAKALNQADRILAMQIIDTLAKGEKLESKHKDHALNGNLQGFRECHIKPDLLLIYELCDDILQLNALRVGSHSKLFKK, from the coding sequence ATGTATAAAGTGCATTTGACAAAAAGTTTTAAAAAAGACGCAAAAGCCCTAAATCAAGCAGATAGAATCCTAGCGATGCAGATTATAGACACACTAGCTAAAGGAGAGAAGCTAGAGTCAAAACACAAAGACCACGCATTAAATGGAAACTTGCAAGGCTTTAGAGAATGCCACATTAAACCAGACTTATTACTCATTTATGAGCTATGCGATGATATTTTGCAGCTTAATGCCTTGCGTGTGGGGAGTCATAGCAAATTGTTTAAAAAATAG
- a CDS encoding type IIG restriction enzyme/methyltransferase — protein MTYTPIPLEDFLSNAHSPSESELESFSKHRDKLLHTNENESEEHQKIALIEFLAKSFAYECNTKNRIDLSIYEDNKARVLFEVKSLSNKAEFINANNGGGGVVTLFAPEYSLDSNPCHTEALAKVSKDLESKRDFSLFSKAHTKQSLAHTCKNDKILESTKTTDSINSTNQTIQNLESIPLELAVGVKAQILENLESNACHIEQSEISNIDSKKDFLPFSKAHTKQSLAHTCKNDKKLESKITHPKPCTRPVLVENLESKAFYESILYFLREYKTHNNNDIKHIILTNTRDFYLIDAREYLTFAKDKTILKAFDNCDKNQGTDTSTSKFYATLKDYLLSLNSTLKFTHFNIQTTPLPLLYQALSPQILLKQKNCIDANTLNQSFYDELLYILGLKEIDQKGKILILPTTEQNTLLDSICNKLGLDRDKDFETIFSLLTTWNNRILFLRLLESMLLSFKHIKKPFLDIDTLQNFTDLNTLFFDILALKKEKRKTDLKLKDSIPYLNSSLFDKTELEKQNNEISKLDSNHLAIFKHSILKKDKDYKDTQSLPLLEYLFKFLHAYDFTTTPKDIINHTKTNHDKLINAAVLGLVFEKLNGYKEGSFYTPSFITSYMCKESLEKVVIDKFNERKSWECDSLESLAQKLDKLTDSKDGYKEANAIFDSIKVCDPAVGSGHFLVSMLNAMIELKFRLKILCEIHIDDNGERDYKRLKDIRLRLENDEILIQDSNNTLHTYQTPAHENLESHIIQKALFHNKRILIESCLFGVDINPNSCEITKLRLWIELLKYSFYIFDSNGKNTGDLETLPNIDINIKCGNSLISRFDLKDSLKHIPNITHQIERYKKLVFDYKNADQNILNISKQEIEAQIESIKQTFTLTLKDPKTKNELEKAIQTHITNYGISLLDNESLLDGLSYAHNIFGNPQLNKEQEDEAYISYGKIVALRKKLDSTTSGEGYTNAFEWRFAFPEVLDSNGDFLGFDLVIGNPPYIDYRKIDTQTKSFLNKKSKIYKTNKEGSIFVYFIERTKELMRSNGYCCFINPIAYICVDSGKGIRDFIDNNLTLLSMIDVSNFKVFNSASTYTCINHFSHKNTNINTINFGIANDENSLDSMEFKKLPQVQIENLSVQLDTIAFRISNIQHIKLSNCCDIFCGLSVTGFRANVSYKHRQDNNPFLESSDIHRYSFNGGKYIDNTQTYYSGDKRKIFEDSEIIFMARMTNFIRCCIASKGYYGGKVNILHNFKVDKRFLLGILNSKLMSYFYSKKYFASHMQGGAFGFDTISVGNLPIPQITESNKPLCDEIIKCVDKILEIKACHTEALAEVSKNTESKKDFSPFSKAQNDKVEYTKNDTSKLESKLDSLVYKLYNLTNDEIAIIDSKT, from the coding sequence ATGACTTACACGCCTATCCCCCTAGAAGACTTTCTATCAAACGCCCATAGTCCAAGTGAGAGTGAGCTAGAATCTTTTAGCAAACATAGGGATAAGCTTTTACACACAAATGAAAATGAGAGTGAAGAGCATCAAAAAATCGCTTTGATAGAGTTTCTAGCCAAAAGCTTTGCCTATGAGTGCAACACCAAAAATCGCATTGATTTAAGCATTTATGAAGACAACAAAGCTAGAGTGCTTTTTGAAGTCAAAAGTCTAAGCAACAAAGCAGAGTTTATAAACGCTAACAATGGGGGGGGGGGGGTAGTAACACTATTTGCACCAGAATATAGTCTAGATTCTAATCCTTGTCATACTGAAGCGTTAGCAAAAGTATCTAAAGATTTGGAATCTAAAAGAGATTTTTCGCTTTTTTCAAAGGCTCACACGAAACAATCTCTTGCCCACACTTGCAAAAATGACAAAATTCTAGAATCTACTAAAACTACAGATTCTATAAATAGCACAAACCAAACAATACAGAATCTAGAATCTATACCACTTGAGCTGGCTGTGGGGGTTAAGGCACAAATCCTAGAAAATCTGGAGTCTAATGCTTGTCATATTGAGCAAAGCGAAATATCTAACATAGATTCTAAAAAAGATTTTTTGCCTTTTTCAAAGGCTCACACGAAACAATCTCTTGCCCACACTTGCAAAAATGACAAGAAACTAGAATCTAAAATAACGCACCCTAAACCCTGCACCCGCCCAGTTTTGGTAGAAAATCTAGAATCCAAAGCCTTTTATGAATCCATTCTCTACTTTTTACGCGAGTATAAAACCCATAACAACAACGACATAAAGCACATTATCCTAACAAATACGCGAGATTTCTATCTCATAGACGCTAGAGAGTATCTCACATTTGCTAAAGATAAAACAATCCTAAAAGCCTTTGATAACTGCGATAAGAATCAAGGCACAGACACAAGCACAAGCAAGTTTTACGCCACACTTAAAGACTATTTGCTCTCCCTTAACTCCACACTAAAATTTACCCATTTTAATATACAGACTACACCCCTGCCCCTGCTATATCAAGCCCTAAGCCCACAAATCCTACTCAAACAAAAAAATTGCATTGACGCCAACACACTCAATCAAAGCTTTTATGATGAATTGCTCTACATTCTAGGGCTAAAAGAGATAGACCAAAAAGGCAAGATTCTAATCCTCCCCACCACAGAGCAAAACACGCTTTTAGATTCAATCTGCAACAAACTAGGACTTGATAGAGACAAAGACTTTGAGACAATCTTTTCCTTGCTTACCACTTGGAATAACCGCATATTATTCCTAAGGCTTTTAGAATCTATGCTTTTAAGTTTCAAGCATATTAAAAAGCCCTTTTTAGACATTGACACATTGCAAAACTTCACAGACTTAAACACACTCTTTTTTGACATATTAGCCCTTAAAAAAGAGAAGCGAAAAACAGACTTAAAGCTAAAAGATTCTATCCCTTATCTTAACTCAAGCCTTTTTGACAAAACAGAATTAGAAAAGCAAAATAACGAAATAAGCAAACTAGATTCTAATCATCTCGCCATTTTCAAGCACTCAATCCTTAAAAAAGACAAAGATTATAAAGACACGCAGTCCCTGCCCCTTTTAGAATATCTCTTTAAATTCTTACACGCCTATGACTTCACCACCACGCCAAAGGACATTATAAACCACACCAAAACAAACCACGACAAGCTGATAAATGCCGCTGTGTTAGGACTAGTCTTTGAAAAGCTAAATGGCTATAAAGAGGGCAGTTTCTACACGCCTAGCTTTATCACTAGCTATATGTGTAAAGAGTCGCTAGAAAAAGTCGTTATAGATAAGTTTAATGAAAGAAAATCGTGGGAATGCGATAGCTTAGAATCTTTAGCACAAAAGCTAGATAAACTCACAGATTCAAAAGATGGCTATAAAGAGGCAAATGCCATTTTTGATTCTATAAAGGTTTGCGATCCAGCCGTTGGTAGCGGACACTTCCTTGTATCTATGCTCAATGCTATGATAGAGCTAAAATTCCGCCTTAAGATTCTCTGTGAGATTCACATTGATGATAATGGAGAGCGAGACTACAAGCGATTAAAAGACATAAGATTACGCCTAGAAAATGATGAGATTTTAATACAAGATTCTAATAACACCCTGCATACTTATCAAACCCCAGCCCACGAAAATTTAGAATCTCACATAATCCAAAAAGCCCTATTTCATAACAAACGCATTTTGATAGAATCCTGCCTTTTTGGCGTGGATATAAACCCAAACTCTTGTGAAATCACAAAGCTAAGGCTATGGATAGAGCTACTTAAATACAGCTTTTATATCTTTGATTCTAATGGTAAAAATACAGGCGATTTAGAAACCCTGCCAAACATTGATATAAATATTAAATGTGGAAATTCACTTATAAGCCGCTTTGATTTAAAAGATTCACTCAAACATATTCCAAATATTACACACCAAATAGAAAGATACAAAAAGCTTGTCTTTGACTACAAAAACGCCGACCAAAATATCTTAAACATCTCAAAGCAAGAGATTGAAGCACAAATTGAATCTATCAAGCAAACTTTCACACTCACACTGAAAGACCCAAAGACCAAAAATGAGCTAGAAAAAGCTATTCAAACACATATCACAAATTATGGCATTTCGCTTTTAGATAATGAAAGCTTATTAGATGGCTTATCCTACGCACACAATATATTTGGCAATCCACAGCTTAACAAAGAGCAAGAAGATGAAGCCTATATTTCCTATGGCAAAATAGTCGCCCTGCGTAAAAAGCTAGATTCTACAACAAGTGGTGAAGGCTACACTAACGCATTTGAATGGCGGTTTGCATTCCCTGAAGTGCTAGATTCTAATGGCGACTTTCTAGGCTTTGATTTGGTCATCGGCAATCCGCCTTATATTGATTATAGAAAAATAGATACCCAAACAAAATCATTCTTAAATAAAAAATCAAAGATATACAAAACCAACAAAGAAGGAAGTATTTTTGTGTATTTTATAGAAAGAACTAAAGAGCTAATGCGTAGTAATGGATATTGTTGTTTTATTAACCCTATTGCGTATATTTGTGTGGATTCTGGCAAGGGAATTAGAGATTTTATAGATAATAATTTAACTTTATTGTCAATGATAGATGTTTCAAATTTCAAGGTATTTAATTCAGCTTCCACATATACCTGTATAAACCATTTTAGCCATAAAAATACAAATATAAATACCATAAATTTTGGGATAGCAAACGATGAAAATTCTCTGGATTCTATGGAGTTTAAAAAATTACCACAAGTGCAAATTGAAAATCTTTCTGTGCAACTTGACACCATTGCTTTTAGAATAAGCAATATTCAACACATAAAATTATCTAATTGCTGTGATATTTTTTGTGGATTATCTGTTACAGGATTTAGGGCAAATGTTTCGTATAAGCACAGACAAGATAATAATCCATTTCTAGAATCTTCTGATATTCATAGATATAGTTTTAATGGCGGTAAATATATTGACAACACACAAACATACTATTCAGGGGATAAAAGAAAAATATTTGAAGATTCTGAAATTATCTTTATGGCAAGAATGACAAATTTTATTCGTTGCTGCATTGCTTCAAAGGGATATTATGGAGGCAAGGTTAATATATTGCATAATTTCAAGGTTGATAAAAGATTTTTATTGGGGATACTTAATAGTAAATTAATGAGTTATTTTTATTCAAAAAAATATTTTGCTTCACATATGCAAGGGGGAGCATTTGGGTTTGATACCATAAGTGTTGGAAATCTCCCTATCCCACAAATCACAGAATCTAATAAGCCCTTGTGCGATGAGATTATAAAATGTGTAGATAAAATCCTAGAAATTAAAGCTTGTCATACTGAGGCGTTAGCCGAAGTATCTAAAAATACAGAATCTAAAAAAGATTTTTCGCCTTTTTCAAAGGCTCAAAATGACAAAGTAGAATATACTAAAAATGACACAAGCAAACTAGAATCTAAACTTGACTCTTTAGTCTATAAACTCTACAATCTCACAAACGATGAGATAGCAATAATAGATTCCAAAACATAA
- a CDS encoding cytochrome-c peroxidase, whose translation MTTYNKLGLNIIIAGAVTLAIAFAASAIPSDKELLQKAKDSSLDPMPTGKELAAFQQQKIKETGVAKGYSPLLTKEQIELGKKLYFDPRLSSSNLISCNTCHNLGLAGADVVPAAIGHKWSANPHNLNSPTVLNSVFNDVQFWDGRSAHLGDQAQGPIQNPVEMAAQPKLVEEKITSIPEYVNEFKKAYGKNVKIDFKLIADTIALYEFTLTTPSRYDSFLRGDTNALTKQEKEGLNLFIDKGCTSCHNGINLGGNMQAFGVMGQYQYANIGDFKGNEDGLVKTPTLRNVMQTAPYFHNGQYWDIKDAIKEMGKIQLGIDLSQKEIESIATFFKALDGKMPEVIYPVLPVASSKTPKPTF comes from the coding sequence ATGACGACTTACAATAAACTTGGACTAAACATCATAATTGCTGGGGCAGTAACTCTAGCCATAGCTTTTGCAGCAAGTGCTATCCCAAGCGATAAAGAACTATTGCAAAAGGCAAAAGATTCTAGTTTAGATCCAATGCCAACAGGCAAGGAACTAGCAGCCTTTCAACAACAAAAGATAAAAGAAACCGGTGTTGCAAAAGGTTATAGCCCATTGCTTACAAAAGAGCAAATTGAATTAGGTAAGAAGCTATATTTTGACCCACGATTATCAAGCTCAAACCTTATCTCATGTAATACTTGCCATAACTTAGGACTTGCTGGTGCTGATGTCGTGCCAGCAGCTATCGGGCATAAATGGAGTGCAAATCCGCATAATCTCAATAGCCCAACTGTGCTTAACTCTGTATTCAATGATGTGCAGTTTTGGGATGGTAGATCAGCACATTTAGGCGATCAGGCACAAGGACCAATCCAAAATCCAGTAGAAATGGCAGCCCAACCAAAGCTTGTTGAAGAAAAAATCACTTCAATACCAGAATATGTCAATGAGTTTAAAAAAGCGTATGGAAAAAATGTGAAAATAGACTTTAAACTCATCGCAGATACAATTGCATTGTATGAATTTACGCTTACAACGCCAAGCCGATATGATTCTTTCTTAAGAGGGGATACAAATGCCCTTACAAAGCAAGAAAAAGAGGGGCTAAATCTATTTATCGATAAGGGTTGCACCTCATGTCATAATGGCATAAATCTTGGTGGGAATATGCAGGCATTTGGCGTTATGGGGCAGTATCAATACGCAAATATCGGTGATTTTAAAGGTAATGAAGATGGTTTAGTAAAAACCCCAACATTAAGAAATGTAATGCAAACTGCACCATATTTTCATAATGGACAATACTGGGACATTAAAGATGCGATTAAGGAAATGGGTAAGATTCAATTAGGCATAGATTTAAGTCAAAAAGAGATAGAATCTATTGCTACATTCTTTAAAGCCCTAGATGGTAAAATGCCAGAAGTTATCTATCCTGTGTTGCCTGTGGCAAGCTCTAAAACGCCAAAGCCAACTTTTTAA
- a CDS encoding 4-hydroxy-3-methylbut-2-enyl diphosphate reductase yields the protein MEVILADKYGFCFGVKRAIKITEKIAQNNPNTLTLGPLIHNPLEISRLEKNFGVKVQEDITKLGDSKSVIIRTHGITKQNLAILQTKGVSITDATCPFVTKPQQIVEKMSNDGYNIVIFGDSNHPEVRSVMSYSVKTPIVVSDLESLQQIKKIPKKVAVVSQTTKQIEQFLQIVQYLVSNAMEVRVFNTICNATFENQEATRTLSQKADIMIIVGGKTSSNTKQLFYIAQNHCKDSYLVEDENDIKQEWFAGKKICGISAGASTPNWVIKNVENAIKSLV from the coding sequence ATGGAAGTCATACTTGCAGATAAATATGGATTTTGTTTTGGTGTGAAAAGAGCGATAAAAATCACAGAAAAAATCGCACAAAACAACCCAAACACACTCACACTAGGACCGCTTATACACAATCCGCTTGAAATCAGCCGTTTAGAGAAAAATTTTGGCGTAAAAGTGCAAGAAGATATTACAAAGCTAGGCGATAGTAAAAGCGTGATTATCCGCACACATGGCATCACAAAACAGAATCTAGCAATCTTGCAAACAAAGGGCGTTAGTATCACTGATGCGACTTGCCCCTTTGTTACAAAGCCACAGCAGATTGTAGAAAAGATGAGTAATGATGGGTATAATATTGTGATTTTTGGAGATTCTAATCACCCTGAAGTGCGTAGCGTGATGAGTTATAGTGTGAAAACACCCATCGTTGTGAGTGATTTAGAATCCTTGCAGCAAATAAAAAAGATTCCAAAAAAAGTAGCAGTCGTATCACAAACCACAAAGCAAATAGAGCAATTCCTACAAATCGTGCAGTATCTTGTCAGTAATGCCATGGAAGTGCGAGTGTTTAACACAATATGCAATGCGACTTTTGAGAATCAAGAGGCAACAAGGACGCTTAGTCAAAAGGCTGATATTATGATTATTGTCGGCGGCAAAACCTCATCGAATACAAAGCAGCTTTTCTATATCGCACAAAATCATTGCAAGGATAGCTATCTAGTCGAAGATGAAAACGACATCAAACAAGAATGGTTTGCAGGTAAAAAAATATGTGGAATAAGCGCTGGGGCTAGCACACCAAATTGGGTTATAAAAAATGTAGAAAATGCGATAAAGAGTCTTGTGTGA
- a CDS encoding flagellin A, producing the protein MSFRINTNIAALNAHTIGVQNNRAIANSLEKLSSGLRINKAADDASGMSIADSLRSQASSLGQAIGNANDAIGMIQIADKAMDEQLKILDTVKVKAIQAAQDGQTTESRRALQNDIVRLLEELDNIANTTSYNGQQMLSGAFSNKEFQIGAYSNTTVKASIGPTSSDKIGHVRLESSSVTGIGMLASAGAKNLKEVALKFRQVDGKKDYKLETAVISTSAGTGIGVLADTINKFSDTLGVRAYATVLGTGGVPVQSGTVHGLVVNGTTIGTINDVRKNDADGRLINAFNSIKERTGVEAYVDIEGRLNLRSLDGRAISVHAEGKTGAVLGGGSFAGVSGTNHAIVGRISLVRTDARDIIVSGTNFSSVGFHSAQGIAQYTVNLRSVRGNMDANIASASGANANAAQAVQNKDGIGAGVTSLRGAMVVMDMAESATRQLDKIRADMGSVQMQLVATINNISITQVNVKAAESQIRDVDFAQESATFSKHNILAQSGSFAMAQANAVQQNVLRLLQ; encoded by the coding sequence ATGAGTTTTAGGATAAATACAAATATCGCGGCACTCAATGCGCATACCATCGGTGTGCAAAACAATAGGGCAATAGCTAACTCGTTAGAGAAGTTAAGCTCTGGTTTGAGGATTAACAAGGCAGCAGATGATGCTTCAGGTATGTCAATCGCAGATAGTTTGCGTAGCCAAGCAAGCTCGCTAGGGCAAGCAATCGGCAACGCAAATGATGCTATCGGTATGATTCAGATTGCGGATAAAGCAATGGACGAGCAATTAAAGATTCTTGATACCGTGAAGGTTAAAGCAATCCAAGCTGCTCAAGATGGGCAAACCACTGAATCAAGGCGCGCGTTGCAAAACGATATTGTGCGACTCTTAGAAGAGCTTGATAATATCGCTAATACAACAAGCTACAACGGGCAGCAAATGCTATCTGGTGCTTTCTCTAACAAAGAGTTCCAAATCGGTGCGTATTCTAATACAACGGTGAAAGCTTCAATCGGTCCAACAAGCTCGGATAAAATCGGGCATGTAAGACTTGAAAGCTCGTCTGTAACAGGTATTGGTATGCTTGCTAGTGCTGGTGCTAAGAATCTTAAAGAGGTAGCATTGAAATTCCGCCAAGTTGATGGTAAGAAAGACTACAAGCTTGAGACTGCAGTCATTTCTACAAGTGCTGGCACAGGTATTGGTGTATTAGCAGATACTATCAACAAATTCTCTGATACACTCGGTGTGCGTGCGTATGCAACGGTGCTTGGGACTGGTGGTGTGCCGGTGCAATCTGGAACGGTGCATGGCTTGGTTGTAAATGGCACAACTATTGGGACAATCAATGATGTGCGTAAAAATGATGCCGATGGTAGATTGATTAATGCCTTTAACTCAATTAAAGAAAGAACAGGTGTAGAAGCGTATGTGGATATCGAGGGTAGATTAAACCTTAGAAGTCTTGATGGTCGTGCTATATCTGTGCATGCTGAAGGTAAAACAGGTGCGGTGCTTGGTGGCGGTAGCTTTGCTGGGGTATCTGGGACAAATCACGCTATCGTGGGTCGTATAAGCCTTGTTAGGACAGATGCAAGAGATATTATTGTATCTGGGACAAACTTTAGTAGCGTTGGTTTCCATTCGGCTCAAGGTATCGCACAATACACTGTGAATTTGCGTTCTGTTCGCGGTAATATGGACGCAAATATCGCAAGTGCAAGCGGTGCAAACGCAAATGCGGCTCAAGCAGTGCAGAATAAAGATGGTATCGGTGCAGGTGTAACATCACTTCGCGGTGCGATGGTTGTTATGGATATGGCAGAATCTGCTACAAGACAGCTTGATAAAATCCGTGCTGACATGGGTTCTGTGCAAATGCAACTTGTTGCTACAATCAACAACATTTCTATCACACAAGTTAATGTTAAAGCGGCTGAAAGTCAAATTAGAGATGTGGATTTCGCACAAGAATCTGCGACATTCTCTAAGCATAATATCTTGGCTCAATCTGGTAGCTTTGCTATGGCTCAAGCTAACGCAGTGCAGCAAAATGTTTTAAGACTTTTACAATAG
- a CDS encoding DMT family transporter, protein MNFVLIILSGVFDIFANLALQKSDGFRKIWWGILALVLVGSAFLLLAVVVDNGMSLPIAYTLWGAIGILGSVAGAYYFFKQKLKPIGYVGIVLVVIAVALLQLKF, encoded by the coding sequence ATGAATTTTGTCTTAATAATACTCTCTGGTGTGTTTGATATTTTTGCAAATCTTGCATTGCAAAAATCCGATGGATTCCGCAAGATATGGTGGGGGATACTTGCCTTAGTGCTTGTGGGTTCTGCGTTTTTACTACTCGCTGTTGTTGTTGATAATGGCATGTCTTTGCCTATTGCCTATACGCTTTGGGGGGCTATTGGGATTTTGGGCAGTGTTGCTGGGGCATACTACTTTTTCAAGCAAAAGCTAAAACCTATTGGTTATGTCGGCATTGTTTTGGTAGTTATCGCTGTGGCTTTATTGCAGTTAAAATTCTAA
- a CDS encoding type II restriction endonuclease, with amino-acid sequence MCGEIIKCVDKILESKAKDSTLDTSKLESQIDSLVYTLYNLTNDEIEIIKGK; translated from the coding sequence TTGTGTGGTGAGATTATAAAATGTGTAGATAAAATCCTAGAATCTAAAGCAAAAGATTCTACCCTTGACACAAGCAAGTTAGAATCTCAAATTGATTCTTTAGTCTATACACTCTACAATCTCACAAACGATGAGATAGAAATAATAAAGGGAAAATAA
- a CDS encoding ABC transporter permease, translating to MQNTRLITFILRHYLKFDKTQPFISITAILAFLGVGVGVMVLLVTMSIMNGMIKEFEHKLFIMNYPITIFATSNRGLSKELLEYLEEKFPKLKFSPYMQTQAVIRMNAEIYPLVVYAIDLEREKNVNKVLYESRTKEFSNTFNLIMGETFYYSLGLNKDEKVTLIFTELAPTGIALTPKMKKFGIDGTFTSGLRNYDNSIVYTTFEALQALRGVGNGAYEGFHIFSNEPMKDIESIRLAIESYMKESGNIVHAEAQGWWEQNGNFFAAMELEKKALFLVLMLIILMASLNIISSLLMVVMNRRKEIALLISLGASKKHVKQIFFRLGAVIGGSGIVFGVIGAFIVMWILKTFDIISIPADVYGVSKLPIELLWSDLLWTIIGACVIVCLSSYYPAKKASKIDVLQVLRNE from the coding sequence ATGCAAAATACACGCCTTATAACATTTATATTGCGACATTATCTTAAGTTTGATAAAACGCAGCCTTTTATATCAATCACTGCGATTTTAGCCTTTCTTGGTGTGGGTGTGGGCGTTATGGTGCTTTTGGTAACGATGAGTATTATGAATGGCATGATAAAAGAGTTTGAACACAAGCTTTTTATAATGAATTATCCAATTACTATTTTTGCAACTTCTAATAGGGGGCTATCAAAAGAGCTTTTAGAGTATTTAGAAGAAAAGTTTCCAAAATTAAAATTTAGCCCATATATGCAAACACAAGCAGTAATCCGCATGAATGCAGAAATCTATCCACTCGTTGTGTATGCAATCGATCTAGAGAGAGAGAAAAATGTCAATAAGGTCTTATATGAAAGTCGCACAAAAGAGTTTAGCAATACCTTTAATCTCATTATGGGTGAGACATTTTACTATTCACTTGGGCTAAATAAAGATGAAAAAGTTACTCTCATATTTACAGAGCTTGCCCCAACAGGCATAGCCCTTACTCCAAAGATGAAGAAATTTGGCATTGATGGCACTTTTACAAGTGGTCTGCGAAACTATGATAACTCCATTGTTTATACGACTTTTGAGGCATTACAAGCATTGCGTGGTGTGGGAAATGGGGCTTATGAGGGATTTCATATCTTTTCTAATGAGCCTATGAAAGATATAGAATCTATCCGCCTTGCTATAGAATCTTATATGAAAGAGAGTGGTAATATCGTGCATGCAGAAGCACAAGGCTGGTGGGAGCAAAATGGCAATTTCTTTGCGGCTATGGAGTTGGAGAAAAAGGCTTTGTTTTTAGTGCTTATGCTAATTATTCTTATGGCGAGTTTAAATATTATTAGCTCATTGCTTATGGTTGTGATGAATAGACGAAAAGAGATTGCCCTGCTGATTAGTCTTGGGGCAAGTAAGAAGCATGTAAAGCAGATATTTTTCCGCCTAGGTGCGGTGATTGGCGGGAGTGGCATTGTATTTGGCGTAATTGGGGCATTTATTGTCATGTGGATTCTAAAAACTTTTGATATTATCTCAATCCCTGCTGATGTGTATGGTGTATCAAAACTGCCTATTGAGTTACTTTGGAGTGATTTATTATGGACTATCATTGGAGCATGTGTTATTGTGTGCTTATCGTCATATTATCCTGCTAAAAAAGCAAGCAAAATAGATGTATTGCAAGTCTTGCGTAATGAGTAG